In one window of Chloroflexota bacterium DNA:
- a CDS encoding glycosyltransferase family 4 protein: MRVVLLTAEYPPQQGGVGDFTRELGRALCSLGAEIVVVTGVGDSEPSEPLPVHRVIPNWGWRCWPAIHQYVQTLHADVVHIQYQTAAYHLHPAINLYPLASRWVRRRVPIVVTFHDVRVPYLFPKAGPLRAWVNKALARESQVAIATNREDFLQLRAWMRPREPHLIPIGSNICPHPPADYNRDAWRARWGVRAEDWLLGYFGFLNASKGGETLIRALRLLVDTGKPAMLLMIGGRTGSSDPTNIAYAAGIDRLIEESGLRKRVQWTGYTPAEEVSANLLATDVVVLPYRDGASFRRGSFMAALAHGLPIVTTYPQVETPELVDGENVALVSVDDAEAIAARVTTLMSDPQVRQRLREGARKLSELFRWEKIAQQTLEVYRAVLAR; the protein is encoded by the coding sequence GTGAGAGTTGTCCTGCTGACCGCCGAATACCCACCACAACAAGGTGGAGTGGGCGATTTCACCCGCGAGTTAGGTCGTGCCCTGTGCAGTTTGGGTGCTGAAATCGTCGTGGTCACGGGCGTTGGTGATAGTGAACCCTCGGAGCCACTACCAGTGCATCGCGTCATTCCGAACTGGGGGTGGAGGTGCTGGCCTGCGATCCACCAATATGTGCAAACCCTGCACGCCGACGTAGTCCATATTCAGTACCAGACAGCAGCCTACCACCTGCATCCAGCCATCAATTTGTATCCACTGGCTTCACGCTGGGTAAGGCGACGCGTGCCAATCGTAGTTACATTTCACGACGTGCGCGTGCCATATCTCTTCCCCAAGGCAGGGCCTTTGCGGGCCTGGGTGAACAAGGCATTGGCTCGGGAAAGTCAGGTAGCTATCGCTACCAACCGCGAGGATTTCCTACAACTTCGGGCATGGATGAGGCCTCGGGAACCGCACCTTATCCCAATCGGCAGCAACATCTGCCCTCATCCGCCTGCTGACTATAATCGAGATGCCTGGCGTGCGCGCTGGGGCGTGCGGGCAGAGGATTGGCTCCTGGGCTATTTCGGTTTTTTGAACGCCAGCAAGGGTGGGGAAACGCTGATCCGAGCATTGAGGTTATTGGTGGACACAGGAAAGCCAGCAATGTTGCTCATGATAGGTGGGCGCACTGGTTCAAGTGACCCGACGAACATCGCTTACGCCGCAGGCATTGACCGGCTCATAGAAGAATCAGGGTTGCGCAAACGAGTCCAGTGGACGGGGTACACACCTGCCGAAGAGGTATCAGCGAACCTGTTGGCAACAGATGTCGTGGTGCTTCCATACCGCGATGGTGCCAGTTTCCGACGCGGTAGTTTCATGGCCGCACTGGCCCATGGGTTGCCCATTGTCACTACATACCCACAGGTCGAGACGCCGGAACTGGTTGATGGAGAAAACGTGGCCCTGGTCTCCGTAGATGATGCGGAGGCGATCGCCGCGCGAGTTACAACGCTGATGAGCGATCCACAAGTTCGGCAAAGGCTGAGGGAAGGGGCGCGCAAGTTGTCGGAGTTATTCCGCTGGGAGAAAATTGCACAGCAGACGCTGGAGGTTTACCGTGCCGTCCTGGCGCGCTGA
- a CDS encoding phosphoglucomutase/phosphomannomutase family protein, whose amino-acid sequence MSGVIKFGTDGWRAIIAEDFTFENVRICAQAVAEYLKETNDTQRGLIVGYDTRFLSENFGAAVAEVMAGNGIVAYLCDRPAPTPAISWAILDRKAAGAAIITASHNPGIWNGFKYKPDYAGSASPQVVAALEKHISATQAGKIQVRYIDLERAREKGLVRDLDPRPAYLEQVKRLVNVEAIKKAGLTVVVDAMFGAGMGYFPTLLDDGTTKVIEIHNVRNPLFPGLDHPEPIDHNLKALAQAIAEHKANAGLATDGDADRIGLMDEQGNFINQLQVYGLLLLYLLEVRGMRGPIIKTVTTTAMANKLAKLYDLPVYETPVGFKYVGPMMMEKDAIFGGEESGGFGFKGHIPERDGIVAGLFLLDLMIRKDMSPSRLVEYLYSLVGPHYYDRIDVHFPPEDRGEVTSRVQSCRCDQIAGLKVLHIDSKDGFKFNLEDGSWLLIRFSGTEPLIRIYTETTRQDLVQPILEAGLEIAGLEQDS is encoded by the coding sequence GCGATCATCGCTGAGGATTTCACATTTGAGAATGTGCGCATCTGTGCACAGGCTGTGGCCGAGTATCTGAAGGAGACTAACGACACTCAACGCGGCCTGATAGTAGGCTATGACACGCGCTTCTTGTCCGAGAACTTCGGCGCGGCTGTGGCGGAAGTAATGGCAGGGAACGGCATCGTCGCCTATCTATGTGACCGGCCCGCGCCCACACCCGCCATTTCTTGGGCTATCCTGGATCGCAAGGCCGCCGGCGCTGCCATCATTACCGCCAGTCACAATCCTGGCATCTGGAATGGCTTCAAGTACAAACCAGACTACGCGGGCAGCGCCTCCCCTCAAGTTGTCGCTGCCTTGGAGAAGCACATTAGCGCAACCCAGGCGGGTAAAATCCAGGTGAGGTACATAGACCTCGAGCGGGCCCGTGAGAAGGGGCTCGTGAGAGACCTCGACCCCCGTCCAGCATACTTAGAACAAGTGAAAAGGCTGGTGAATGTAGAGGCTATTAAAAAGGCGGGGTTAACCGTTGTTGTAGATGCTATGTTTGGCGCAGGGATGGGTTACTTCCCAACTTTGCTGGATGATGGCACAACGAAAGTGATTGAAATCCACAACGTCCGCAACCCGCTTTTCCCGGGCCTCGATCATCCCGAGCCCATTGACCACAACCTCAAAGCACTGGCCCAGGCTATCGCTGAGCACAAGGCTAACGCAGGGCTGGCCACTGACGGAGACGCTGACCGCATCGGCCTCATGGATGAGCAGGGCAACTTCATCAACCAGTTGCAGGTCTACGGGCTGCTTTTGCTCTACCTACTTGAAGTCCGAGGAATGCGCGGCCCTATCATTAAAACTGTTACCACGACTGCGATGGCCAACAAATTGGCGAAGTTATACGATCTGCCGGTTTATGAAACGCCAGTGGGTTTCAAATACGTAGGGCCGATGATGATGGAGAAAGATGCGATCTTCGGCGGTGAAGAAAGCGGTGGTTTCGGATTCAAAGGGCATATCCCCGAACGCGATGGCATTGTAGCGGGGCTCTTCCTGCTGGATCTGATGATTCGGAAAGATATGTCACCTTCCAGGCTTGTCGAATATCTGTACTCGCTAGTTGGGCCCCACTACTACGACCGGATAGACGTCCATTTTCCGCCTGAAGATCGGGGCGAAGTAACCTCCCGTGTCCAATCCTGCCGATGTGACCAGATTGCCGGACTTAAGGTGTTGCACATAGATTCTAAAGACGGCTTCAAGTTCAACTTAGAGGACGGGAGCTGGCTGCTCATCCGCTTCTCTGGGACGGAACCCCTTATCCGCATCTATACGGAAACCACACGCCAGGATTTGGTGCAGCCCATCCTGGAAGCAGGGCTGGAAATCGCTGGGTTGGAGCAGGATTCGTAG
- a CDS encoding TatD family hydrolase translates to MPVLVDTHAHLDDPQFEHDLEETIRRAVAAGVHFIITVGTNITSSKSAVAIAEAYEGVFAAVGVHPHEAKETDKRTWEELRQLAKHPRVIAIGEIGLDFYRNLSPAPDQRRAFRAQLRMAKELGLPIIVHDRDAHREVLEMLQADGAGLQGVMHCFSGSLETAQEAIQMGFYISTAGSVTFPNAIRLREVIARVPLERLLVETDCPYLAPMPYRGRRNEPVYLRLIATKVAETRGISFQSIAQATTVNARRLFGF, encoded by the coding sequence GTGCCTGTCTTGGTTGATACACACGCCCACTTAGATGATCCTCAGTTCGAGCACGATTTGGAAGAAACCATCCGCCGCGCAGTGGCGGCCGGCGTGCATTTCATTATCACTGTGGGCACAAATATCACTTCCAGTAAGAGCGCTGTGGCGATTGCGGAGGCGTATGAAGGCGTATTCGCTGCAGTGGGAGTGCATCCTCATGAGGCAAAGGAAACGGACAAAAGGACTTGGGAAGAATTACGGCAATTGGCAAAGCATCCCCGAGTGATCGCTATCGGTGAAATTGGATTGGACTTCTACCGTAACTTGTCGCCTGCCCCCGATCAGCGACGCGCCTTCCGAGCACAACTAAGGATGGCCAAAGAATTGGGGTTGCCCATTATCGTTCACGATCGAGACGCACACCGAGAGGTGTTGGAGATGCTACAGGCAGACGGAGCAGGGCTACAGGGTGTGATGCACTGTTTCTCTGGCAGCCTGGAGACAGCCCAAGAAGCCATTCAAATGGGGTTCTACATTTCGACCGCTGGTTCTGTCACCTTTCCGAACGCGATTAGATTGCGAGAAGTAATAGCGAGGGTACCGTTAGAACGATTGCTAGTAGAGACAGACTGTCCCTATCTGGCACCGATGCCATACCGGGGTCGGCGCAATGAACCCGTTTATCTGCGCCTCATAGCCACGAAGGTAGCAGAAACGCGGGGGATTTCTTTTCAATCAATCGCCCAGGCCACAACGGTGAACGCTCGCCGTCTCTTCGGCTTTTGA
- a CDS encoding glycosyltransferase family 39 protein has translation MPSWRAEWKTHWAIISVLSAYVLLGLIYSVVTPIFEASDELWHYPFVKHIADGHGLPIQDPTAQQLWRQEGSQPPLYYAVAALATFWIDTSDLSEILWRNPHADIGIPTPDGNINMIVHTDRERFPYQGTVLAVHIIRALSVFVGLVTVWCTYRICVEVFPEREPLAVGAAAFTAFNPMFLFISGSVNNDTLATALCAVAVWMMVRLVSQRWAGCGHLALLGLVIGLAALSKLSGLGLLPLAMLALILVSWQRKEWSFLVRGCAIVFSCVTVVAGWWYIRNWLLYGDFTGLNVFVTIAGPRHPTPTLLQLWGERWGFIMSFWGFFGGVNVPMAHWIYQLLTAIAEIGVLSCVLALVWAWLQRRFHTERWLKITLLMAWPIILFASFVRWTLMTIASQGRHLFPALPCIAFIVALGLWHLSPPRVRPWSMAALAALMFAIAIVAPFIYIAPAYARPALLSPTETAAILNPLHVSFNDEITLLGYELSADAVGPGDWLEVTLYWQAQKEMERNYSVFVHLLAPGDLILGQRDTYPGLGKFPTTLWKPGDTIRDTYALKVSPVALATEAAQVEVGLYTVETGQRLPAYIEGKPVGDHVRFGEITIAVSPQEGIPNPVYINFDNCIALVGYDLDRQVARPGETFHLTLFWKCLRPVRDNYSVFTHVLGPNNSIWAQMDSWPQGGNAPTSTWVPGQVIEDHYELRLNDQTPAGVYEIEIGFYLGEKRLSVLGEGGQVVDDRAFLSKVRVLPAES, from the coding sequence GTGCCGTCCTGGCGCGCTGAGTGGAAAACACACTGGGCTATCATTTCGGTACTAAGTGCTTACGTGCTTCTGGGGCTTATTTACAGTGTGGTCACGCCCATTTTCGAGGCTTCAGATGAACTGTGGCACTATCCATTTGTCAAACACATTGCTGACGGGCATGGCCTGCCCATTCAGGACCCGACGGCCCAGCAACTCTGGCGACAGGAAGGCAGCCAGCCTCCTTTGTATTACGCCGTGGCCGCACTTGCTACCTTCTGGATTGACACGAGCGACCTTAGTGAAATACTGTGGCGCAATCCTCACGCAGACATCGGCATTCCCACCCCCGACGGCAATATCAACATGATAGTGCATACTGATCGCGAGAGATTTCCCTACCAAGGGACAGTGCTGGCAGTGCACATCATCCGCGCACTCAGTGTCTTCGTGGGGCTAGTGACCGTGTGGTGTACCTATCGCATCTGCGTTGAAGTATTCCCCGAGAGGGAACCCCTGGCAGTGGGCGCGGCGGCTTTCACGGCCTTCAATCCTATGTTCCTTTTCATTAGCGGATCAGTGAATAACGATACCCTGGCCACAGCCCTATGCGCTGTTGCGGTATGGATGATGGTGCGTCTGGTATCTCAGCGCTGGGCGGGATGCGGCCATCTGGCATTATTGGGCTTGGTCATCGGGTTGGCGGCGCTTTCGAAACTGAGTGGGCTGGGTTTGTTGCCATTGGCAATGTTGGCGCTGATATTGGTAAGTTGGCAGCGAAAAGAATGGTCCTTCCTGGTTCGAGGATGTGCTATTGTCTTCTCCTGCGTGACAGTGGTGGCCGGCTGGTGGTACATTCGCAATTGGCTGCTCTATGGTGATTTCACGGGCCTCAATGTCTTCGTTACCATTGCCGGGCCGCGTCACCCAACGCCCACTTTGCTTCAGTTGTGGGGGGAGCGCTGGGGATTCATTATGTCGTTCTGGGGCTTTTTCGGCGGAGTGAATGTACCGATGGCCCATTGGATCTATCAACTGCTGACAGCGATTGCTGAGATCGGCGTGCTCAGTTGTGTCTTAGCGCTGGTCTGGGCCTGGCTACAGCGGCGTTTCCACACCGAACGTTGGCTGAAAATCACCCTGCTTATGGCCTGGCCTATCATCCTTTTCGCCTCTTTCGTGCGCTGGACCCTGATGACAATAGCGTCGCAAGGGCGACACCTCTTCCCTGCCCTGCCCTGTATTGCCTTTATCGTGGCGCTCGGTTTGTGGCATCTGTCGCCACCACGTGTCCGGCCATGGAGCATGGCGGCTTTGGCTGCGCTTATGTTCGCCATTGCGATCGTTGCTCCCTTCATATACATTGCCCCTGCCTACGCCAGGCCTGCTCTCCTATCACCGACAGAAACAGCCGCCATTCTCAATCCACTGCACGTCTCATTCAACGACGAGATTACCCTGCTGGGCTACGAATTAAGTGCGGATGCAGTGGGACCCGGCGACTGGCTCGAGGTGACACTATACTGGCAAGCACAAAAAGAGATGGAGCGCAATTATAGCGTTTTCGTGCACCTGCTGGCGCCAGGCGATTTGATCCTCGGCCAGAGGGACACATACCCCGGGTTGGGAAAATTCCCTACCACCCTGTGGAAGCCAGGGGATACTATTCGGGATACCTATGCCCTCAAGGTATCTCCGGTGGCACTCGCCACAGAAGCGGCACAGGTTGAGGTAGGCCTGTACACAGTAGAAACTGGCCAACGTCTGCCTGCCTACATAGAGGGAAAACCTGTCGGTGATCACGTGCGATTCGGCGAGATTACCATTGCGGTTAGCCCTCAGGAGGGCATTCCAAATCCCGTGTATATCAATTTCGACAACTGCATTGCGCTGGTTGGCTATGATCTAGACCGCCAGGTAGCCCGACCAGGCGAAACCTTTCACCTAACGCTGTTCTGGAAATGCCTCCGCCCTGTACGGGACAATTACAGCGTTTTCACCCACGTTTTAGGTCCCAATAACAGTATCTGGGCACAGATGGACAGTTGGCCGCAGGGCGGTAATGCGCCTACCTCCACCTGGGTGCCAGGTCAGGTTATCGAGGATCACTATGAATTGAGATTGAATGACCAGACGCCGGCTGGAGTTTACGAGATTGAGATAGGATTTTACCTGGGCGAAAAACGCCTTAGTGTACTGGGGGAAGGCGGCCAAGTGGTGGATGACCGCGCGTTCCTGAGCAAAGTGCGGGTTTTGCCCGCCGAATCGTGA
- a CDS encoding glycosyltransferase family 2 protein, which translates to MIDLSIVIVNWNVKDLLAHCLESVFHASDGLEIEVIVVDNASTDGSPQMVRECFPQVQLVANERNAGFTTANNQGIATAKGRYILLLNPDTEVLDGALSTMVRYMDAHPSVGALGPRLIYPDGHVQSSRRRFPTLATAFLESTILQQWFPHNRILSRYYCLDRSDEEEQEVDWVVGACLMMRREALDQVGPLDEGFFMYSEEMDWCHRLVKRGWHVVYLPSARVVHYEGRSSSQVVPQRHIYFQSSKVYYFRKYFGLWGEILRWFLLGTYFYQMVLEGLKWLIGHKRSLRAERVRAYAQVLRSGLRTPTKGIA; encoded by the coding sequence ATGATAGACCTTTCTATAGTGATAGTGAACTGGAACGTGAAAGATCTCTTGGCGCATTGCCTGGAATCGGTCTTCCATGCCAGCGATGGACTGGAGATCGAGGTCATCGTGGTGGATAACGCCTCAACGGACGGCAGCCCTCAGATGGTAAGGGAGTGCTTCCCTCAAGTGCAGCTGGTCGCCAACGAACGCAACGCGGGTTTCACAACGGCGAACAACCAGGGCATTGCTACCGCCAAGGGGCGCTATATCTTGTTACTCAATCCTGACACCGAGGTGTTAGACGGTGCCCTTTCGACCATGGTGCGTTATATGGATGCACACCCCAGCGTAGGCGCACTTGGACCCAGACTAATCTACCCCGACGGTCATGTGCAGTCTTCGCGGCGTCGTTTCCCCACACTGGCAACCGCCTTCCTGGAAAGCACGATCCTGCAGCAATGGTTCCCGCACAATCGCATCCTCAGCCGTTATTACTGTTTGGACCGTTCTGATGAGGAAGAGCAAGAAGTAGATTGGGTGGTGGGAGCGTGCTTGATGATGCGACGGGAGGCTCTTGATCAGGTAGGACCGCTGGACGAGGGCTTTTTCATGTACTCTGAGGAGATGGACTGGTGCCATCGGTTGGTAAAACGTGGCTGGCACGTGGTCTACTTGCCGTCGGCACGGGTAGTACACTACGAGGGCCGCTCGAGTAGCCAGGTAGTGCCACAGCGCCACATCTATTTTCAGAGCAGCAAGGTGTATTACTTCCGCAAGTATTTTGGCCTTTGGGGCGAAATACTACGTTGGTTTTTGCTGGGCACATATTTCTATCAGATGGTCCTCGAGGGACTGAAGTGGCTGATCGGCCACAAACGGTCGCTAAGGGCAGAGCGGGTGCGTGCCTATGCACAGGTGCTCCGCTCAGGCCTGCGCACTCCTACAAAGGGGATAGCGTGA